Within the Senegalia massiliensis genome, the region CTCTGTCTTTGTTTACAATAAGACTTATAATATATTGAATAGAATCTAATGTATTTCCTCTTTTACCAATAATAGCTCCCATATCCTCAGAATTTTCACCTATAACTTCAATTTCTAAAATGTCCCCAACTAAACTCATTTTTATATCAGCTTTAATTTCCATTTTTTCTAAAAGAGTATTTAAAAATTTTGCAGCTTGTTCTTTAGGGTCATTTTTCACAGTTATTTTAACTTTAGCATCTTTTGAACCTATAAATCCTAAAAATCCTTTATTAGGTTCTTCTAATATTTCAATACTTACTCTGTCCCTATCTACATTTAACTTTTGAACTCCTTCTGTTATAGCATCTTGAACAGTTTTTGAAGAAACAATAATTGATTTCATATTATTTTATATCCTCCTTAAGTGCTCCTGCATTTCTATTTATAATAAATTGTTGCACTATTTGGAATGTATTACTTATTACCCAATATAGAGCAAGTCCAGCAGGAACAGATCTTGCAAAAAACAATATCATAATAGGCATTATTGTAGTCATCATCTTTTGACTAGATTGAGCTGCATTATCTGCATTACTAGATTGACCGGCCATCATCATTTTACTTTGGAAATAAGTAGTAAGTGCTGCAACTATAGGTAATATCCAAAGATCAGTATCTTTTAAGTTCTCTATCCATAAAAAACTCTTGTTTATTGCATCATATGCTTCTGGAGATCCAAATACATATTTTACAGGTTCTCTAAGAACTGTAAAAAATCCAATTATTATTGGAAATTGTATAAGTAAAGGAAGACATCCTCCAAAAGGATTCACTTTATATTCTTTATATAATTCCATTGTTTTCATATTTAAAGTTTCTTTATCATTTTTATATTTCTTTTGTAGTTCTTGCATCTTAGGTTGAATTTTTTGCATATTTTTCATTGATTTTGTTTGCTTTAATGTTAAAGGTAATATAATAAGTTTAACTATTATAGTAGCAATTATAATTGATATTGCATAAGCTGAGAAAGATTCAAAATCTAAATTAGCCCCTGCAACAAAATTATATATAAAATCAACTAGTTTTCCCAAGGGACGAGCAAAGATATCCATAATTTAAATTAACCCCCTTAAAAGTTACAGTACAGTTATTTTTTATTTTTTTCTACTGGATCATATCCGCCAGCATTAAAAGGATTACACCTTAATATTCTCCAAATTGATTTTATACTACCTCTAAAAACGCCTAATTTTTCAATAGCTTCTAAACTATAAGCTGAGCAAGTTGGATAAAATCTACAGGTTCTTCCTTTCATTGGTGAAATGTATCTCTGATAAAGTATTATAATTTTTTTTATTATACACTTCACTATAAACAGCCTTTCTATTTAATTACTTAATTTACTTCTTTTCAATAAGTTTAGAATTGATTTTTCTACATCTACATAAGTAGCTTGATTACACCTTATTCTAGATAAAAATATAATATCATATCCCTGATTTATACCTTCACTATTTAGTCTAAAAGCTTCTTTTATAAGTCTTTTTACTCTGTTTCTAATTACAGCATTTCCTATTTTTTTTGTTACAGAAAAACCTACTCTATTATATTCTAATCCATTTTTAATAAAAAAAATTACTAAATATTTATTAGATAGTGATTTTCCTTTATCATATACTCTTCTAAACTCTCTATTATTTTTAAGACTTTCTATTTTATTCATCTAAAACTCCTCTAATGATATTAGATTGAATAAAAAGGCCACTATAATGCGGCCTTATGCAGACAATCTTTTTCTGCCTTTTCTTCTACGTCTTTGTAGGACATTTCTTCCTGATTTATTTTTCATTCTTTTTCTAAACCCATGTTCTCTACTTCTTTGTCTTTTTTTAGGTTGGTATGTTCTCTTCATTAAGTACACCCCCTTTTAGATTTGCTACCTCAAAAAATATAATATATTTATATGGTAACTTCCAGATTTTTTTAATTTAAGCACTACTTATTGATTATAGCTATTTCATTGGGGTATGTCAAGCTTTCTCATAATATTTTCTCTGTTAATATTTTTATTCACATAATGTTATTTTTGTGGATATCTTTTTTATTTTGTTGATTGTTTCCACTTTTTTTGATATTATTAATAAAAATGTGGATTAAATTATTGAGAATATTAACAGTTATACACAGGTTGTGGATTAAATTGTGTATAACTAAATTTTTCTGTGGAATTTATAATCAATAACTTCATTAAATACTGTTTATTTCTCTTTTTTTAGTCAACAATTATAAAATATATTATTTTGTTGATAACATGTTTTTATATCGTTAAGTTTTATTTTTTTTACCTCTATACACATATTATTCACATGATAGTCAACTTTTTTTGTGGATTATTTTTATTGATTTTTTTATATTCATAAAATAATTTTTGTGGATAACTATGTTTATATTATAGATTATAATTTTTTATATTAATTTAAGAATAGGAGGACAATGAATGTCAGATAACTTAGATGACTTATGGATTAAAACTCTTAAAATAATAAAGGCAGAGCTCACTGAAGTTAGTTTTAATACATGGTTAAAAAGTATTAATCCAGTATCAATAGATAATAATGACATAATACTAGCTGTTCCAAATGAATTTACGAAATCAATTCTTGAGGGTCGCTATTTAACTCTCATTAAAAATTCTATAAATCAAGTATCAAATAGTAATTATGATATTAGATTTGTTATTCCTGGAGAAGATTTAGACAAAAATATAGACAAGCCGTTAAATAACTCCAATAATAAAGAAAAACAAGTTGAAATACCTCTTAAATCTCAACTACGACCAAAATATACATTTGATCAATTTGTAATAGGTAATAGTAATAGATTTGCACATGCTGCTTCCCTTGCTGTAGCAGAAGCTCCAGCAAAAGCTTACAATCCTTTATTTATTTATGGTGGAGTTGGGCTTGGAAAGACCCATCTAATGAATGCAATAGGTCATTATATATTGGATCAAAATCCTAATGCAAATGTTGCTTATGTTTCATCAGAAAAATTTACAAATGAGCTTATAAATTCTATAAGAGATGATAAAAATGTAGAATTTAGAAATAAATATAGACATGTAGATGTATTATTAATAGATGATATTCAATTTATTGCAGGAAAAGAAAGAACTCAAGAAGAATTTTTCCATACATTTAATGCACTTCATGAAGCTAACAAACAAATTATAATATCAAGTGATAGACCACCAAAAGAAATACCTACACTTGAAGATAGATTAAGATCTAGATTTGAATGGGGTCTTATAGCTGATATTCAACAGCCAGATTTAGAAACTAGAATAGCAATATTAAAAAAGAAAGCTAATTTAGAGAATTTAGAAATAGATAATGAAGTATTTTTATTTATTGCCAACAAAATTCGTTCTAACATAAGAGAATTAGAAGGAGCATTAATCAGAATAATTGCTTATTCTTCTCTTACAAATAAAGATATTACTATAGAACTAGCTAATGAAGCATTAAAAGATATCATATCAGGTAATAATAATGAAAAAATTGATGTAAATCGCATAAAGAAAGTTGTAGCTAAGCATTTTAATGTTAAAATTGAAGATTTTAATTCTAAAAAAAGAGCACGTTCAATATCTCATCCAAGACAAATAGCAATGTATTTATCACGTGAACTTACAGATTTATCATTGCCTAAAATAGGAGATGAATTTGGAGGAAGAGATCATACTACTGTCATACATGCTTATGACAAAATATCTAATAGTATTAAAAATGATAAAGAACTTAAATCTAGTATTGAGCAAATAGAAAAAGAGCTTAAAGGTAATTAACAATTGTATGTTAATATTATGTGAAGCTATTGTTGATATCTTTTAAATTTAAATTTTAAAGTGTATATGTGGATAAGTTGATACATGTTAATAACATTTTACTAACAGCTATATATTAAGAATATTATATACTCTAAATAGTTATCCACAAATTCACAGCCCCTATTACTAATACTACTAGATTAAGTTTATTTATTCTATTATTTAATTAAAGGGAGGTTATCCACAATGAAGATTAAAATTGGACAAAATATACTATCAAAATATATTTCAATAGTACAAAAAGGAATTTCATCAAAAACTACATTACCAATATTAAGTGGTATCTTAGTAGAAGCATATGAAAATAAACTACAATTAACTGGAACTGATTTAGAATTAGGGATAGAGACAAAATTAGATTGTGAAGTTATAGAAGAAGGTAAAATTGTTATAACATCTAGAATTTTTGGAGATATCATAAAAAAGTTACCTAATGATGAAGTAATTATTACTACTGATAATGATAATAATATACATATTAGTTGTAGTAATTCAGAATTCAATATTCAAGGACATTCTGCTGAAGAATATCCAGAGTTACCTTATATAGATAATGAAAGTTCATTTGAAATTCCAAAAGATTTACTTAAAAATATGATAAGACAAACTATATTTGCAACAGCAGTAGAAGAAACAAGACCTATACTTACTGGAGCATTACTTGAAATTAAAAATAATGATTTAGCATTAGTAGCATTAGATGGTTATAGATTAGCTCTTAAAAAATCTAAAGCTGACTGTGAAGATTTAAAAGTAGTAATACCTTCTAAAACATTAAATGAAGTAAGCAGAATATTAGATGAAGAAGAAGATAATGTAAATATAAAATTTACAACAAATCATATATTATTTGACTTAGGTGATACAATCATTAATTCAAGATTATTAGAAGGTCAATTTTTAAATTATAAAGACATAATAAGAGAAGAATATACATCAAAAGTTACAGTAAAAACTAATAATATAAAGCAAAGTATAGAAAGGGCTTCACTTTTAGCACGTGAAGGAAGAAATAATTTAGTTAAGTTTGAAATAAAAGACAATAAGATGACAATAACATCTAATTCTGAAATTGGTAATGTACATGAAGAATTAGATATAGAATTAGAAGGTGAAGATATTACAATAGCTTTTAATTCTAAATATATTTTAGATGGTTTAAAAGTTATAGATAGTGATATAATAAATATGAACTTTATATCCAATGTAAATCCATGTATAATAAAACCTGTAGAAGATGAAAACTACACTTATTTGGTGTTACCAGTAAGACTTGCAGAAGTAAATTAAATCATTAAATAGGCACCTATTCAGGTGTCTATTATATTTTAAAGGAGAGAGCATAATGAGAGAAGTAAAAATTGATACAGATTATATTAAATTAGATCAACTGTTAAAATATGCAGATATTACACAAACAGGTGGACATAGTAAATTTCTTATAAAAGAAGGAAAAGTAAAAGTTAATGGAGAAAAAAATACAATGCGAGGAAAAAAAATACGAAAAAATGATATTGTAGAAGTTGAAAATGAAGAAAAAATAATAATAAAATAAATATTAAGCTATAAAATAGGATATAAAAAGAAAAAACCAAGTAAAAGGAACGAGTGTTTGTATTTGTTTTTTTAAAGTGTTATAATAAAGGGTGTGCTGTTATGCATATAAAAAGTGTAAAGTTAATAAATTTTAGAAACTATAAAGGAATAAAAGTGTTTTTTAATTCTAATCTTAATATATTTTTAGGAGAAAATGGTGAAGGTAAAACTAATTTGTTAGAATCTTTATATATTGCTTCAAGTGGAAAATCTTTTAGAACAAATAAAGATAAGGAACTTATAAATTTAAATAAAAATGAAGCATATGTAGGTGTGGAATTAGTAAAAGAAGATACTATAAAAACAATAGAAATAAAATTAGATACTAATAAACATAAAAGAATTAAAATAAATGGTATTGAACAAGATAAAATATCAGATATATTTGGTGTATTACAGGCAGTTATATTTTCACCAGAAGATTTAAAAATTGTAAAAGAAGGTCCATCTCATAGACGAAATTTTTTAGATATAGAAATAACACAGATAAAACCTATTTATAAAAGTATATTAAATGATTATAACAGAGTATTAGCCCAAAGAAATAATTTGCTTAAAGTAATACCTTATGATGATAAAAAAAGAAAATTATTATTTGTCTGGAATAAACAATTAATAGAGTTAGGGACAAAAATAATGATATTTAGAAACTCTTTTGTAAATAGACTTATACCTATATCAAAAGAAATTCATAAAAGTATAACTCAAGG harbors:
- a CDS encoding RNA-binding S4 domain-containing protein, which produces MREVKIDTDYIKLDQLLKYADITQTGGHSKFLIKEGKVKVNGEKNTMRGKKIRKNDIVEVENEEKIIIK
- a CDS encoding YidC/Oxa1 family membrane protein insertase; this encodes MDIFARPLGKLVDFIYNFVAGANLDFESFSAYAISIIIATIIVKLIILPLTLKQTKSMKNMQKIQPKMQELQKKYKNDKETLNMKTMELYKEYKVNPFGGCLPLLIQFPIIIGFFTVLREPVKYVFGSPEAYDAINKSFLWIENLKDTDLWILPIVAALTTYFQSKMMMAGQSSNADNAAQSSQKMMTTIMPIMILFFARSVPAGLALYWVISNTFQIVQQFIINRNAGALKEDIK
- the yidD gene encoding membrane protein insertion efficiency factor YidD; this translates as MKCIIKKIIILYQRYISPMKGRTCRFYPTCSAYSLEAIEKLGVFRGSIKSIWRILRCNPFNAGGYDPVEKNKK
- the rnpA gene encoding ribonuclease P protein component, translating into MNKIESLKNNREFRRVYDKGKSLSNKYLVIFFIKNGLEYNRVGFSVTKKIGNAVIRNRVKRLIKEAFRLNSEGINQGYDIIFLSRIRCNQATYVDVEKSILNLLKRSKLSN
- the dnaA gene encoding chromosomal replication initiator protein DnaA; the protein is MSDNLDDLWIKTLKIIKAELTEVSFNTWLKSINPVSIDNNDIILAVPNEFTKSILEGRYLTLIKNSINQVSNSNYDIRFVIPGEDLDKNIDKPLNNSNNKEKQVEIPLKSQLRPKYTFDQFVIGNSNRFAHAASLAVAEAPAKAYNPLFIYGGVGLGKTHLMNAIGHYILDQNPNANVAYVSSEKFTNELINSIRDDKNVEFRNKYRHVDVLLIDDIQFIAGKERTQEEFFHTFNALHEANKQIIISSDRPPKEIPTLEDRLRSRFEWGLIADIQQPDLETRIAILKKKANLENLEIDNEVFLFIANKIRSNIRELEGALIRIIAYSSLTNKDITIELANEALKDIISGNNNEKIDVNRIKKVVAKHFNVKIEDFNSKKRARSISHPRQIAMYLSRELTDLSLPKIGDEFGGRDHTTVIHAYDKISNSIKNDKELKSSIEQIEKELKGN
- the recF gene encoding DNA replication/repair protein RecF (All proteins in this family for which functions are known are DNA-binding proteins that assist the filamentation of RecA onto DNA for the initiation of recombination or recombinational repair.), which codes for MHIKSVKLINFRNYKGIKVFFNSNLNIFLGENGEGKTNLLESLYIASSGKSFRTNKDKELINLNKNEAYVGVELVKEDTIKTIEIKLDTNKHKRIKINGIEQDKISDIFGVLQAVIFSPEDLKIVKEGPSHRRNFLDIEITQIKPIYKSILNDYNRVLAQRNNLLKVIPYDDKKRKLLFVWNKQLIELGTKIMIFRNSFVNRLIPISKEIHKSITQGEEVLDISYISSLNIDEMDKNTIMKNFEKILLENENNDIEKGSTSFGPHKDDLEIKINDKDVRMFGSQGQKRTTVLSLKLAEIELIKQETEEYPILLLDDVFSELDINRRRYLVSRFKDIQTIITSNDDINTPHMDKIDKKTYYIKDGDILYSK
- the dnaN gene encoding DNA polymerase III subunit beta — its product is MKIKIGQNILSKYISIVQKGISSKTTLPILSGILVEAYENKLQLTGTDLELGIETKLDCEVIEEGKIVITSRIFGDIIKKLPNDEVIITTDNDNNIHISCSNSEFNIQGHSAEEYPELPYIDNESSFEIPKDLLKNMIRQTIFATAVEETRPILTGALLEIKNNDLALVALDGYRLALKKSKADCEDLKVVIPSKTLNEVSRILDEEEDNVNIKFTTNHILFDLGDTIINSRLLEGQFLNYKDIIREEYTSKVTVKTNNIKQSIERASLLAREGRNNLVKFEIKDNKMTITSNSEIGNVHEELDIELEGEDITIAFNSKYILDGLKVIDSDIINMNFISNVNPCIIKPVEDENYTYLVLPVRLAEVN
- the rpmH gene encoding 50S ribosomal protein L34; protein product: MKRTYQPKKRQRSREHGFRKRMKNKSGRNVLQRRRRKGRKRLSA
- the jag gene encoding RNA-binding cell elongation regulator Jag/EloR; its protein translation is MKSIIVSSKTVQDAITEGVQKLNVDRDRVSIEILEEPNKGFLGFIGSKDAKVKITVKNDPKEQAAKFLNTLLEKMEIKADIKMSLVGDILEIEVIGENSEDMGAIIGKRGNTLDSIQYIISLIVNKDREDYLKVLLDTENYRKKREETLIRLAKKMAGKAKRTRKKIRLESMNPYERRIIHFALQSDPYIKTFSEGKEPNRKVVIDIK